The Helicoverpa armigera isolate CAAS_96S chromosome 18, ASM3070526v1, whole genome shotgun sequence genome has a window encoding:
- the LOC135118097 gene encoding uncharacterized protein LOC135118097 produces LSTETAILALKNTVQYYTDRKTPVYACFLDLSKAFDLVSYDVLWRKLGDRNVPNELLRLLQYWYANQTNNVKWSNKLSNTYRLECGVRQGGLTSPRLFNAYINDLIDELSSMRVGCSVGGVNINSISYADDMVLLGPTPGSIASMLKVCESYAAKHGLVYNAKKCEYMIFKAAGKCPDQIPIFTMNGMNIKRTNSFRYLGHILTDDLKDNADVERERRALAVRGNMLARRFHRCTDQVKITLFKAYCQGLYTGGLWISCTKRSLDALRVQYNNIFRMMLGLPRFCSASEMFAENRTDDFYALIRKKTASIITRIRASNNRILKTVAENLYSPIFRHFVKLVVRIA; encoded by the coding sequence CTTTCAACTGAAACTGCAATATTGGCTCTCAAGAATACTGTTCAGTATTACACAGACCGCAAAACTCCGGTATATGCCTGTTTCCTGGATCTCTCCAAAGCCTTCGACCTTGTGTCATATGATGTGCTTTGGAGAAAGCTGGGGGACAGGAATGTGCCAAACGAGCTCCTTAGGCTATTGCAGTATTGGTATGCtaaccaaacaaataatgtaaagtGGTCTAACAAATTATCTAATACATATAGGTTAGAATGCGGTGTAAGGCAGGGAGGGCTAACGTCTCCTAGGCTTTTTAATGCCTATATAAATGACCTCATAGACGAGCTCAGTAGCATGCGTGTTGGCTGTTCGGTTGGTGGTGTAAACATCAACAGCATCAGCTATGCAGACGATATGGTGCTGCTGGGCCCGACTCCAGGTTCTATTGCATCAATGCTGAAAGTCTGCGAGAGCTATGCAGCTAAGCATGGTCTCGTGTATAATGCGAAAAAATGTGAGTACATGATTTTTAAGGCCGCTGGTAAATGCCCTGATCAGATACCCATTTTTACCATGAATGGCATGAACATAAAAAGAACAAATAGCTTCAGATATCTCGGGCATATACTTACAGACGACCTTAAAGATAATGCAGACGTTGAAAGGGAGCGTAGGGCGCTGGCGGTCCGAGGTAATATGTTGGCACGTAGATTTCACCGTTGTACCGATCAGGTTAAAATTACGCTGTTTAAAGCGTACTGTCAAGGTCTGTACACGGGGGGTCTATGGATCAGCTGTACCAAAAGATCGCTGGACGCCCTGCGtgtccaatataataatatttttaggatgATGTTGGGATTACCCCGCTTCTGTAGTGCGTCGGAAATGTTTGCGGAAAATCGAACCGATGACTTTTACGccttaataagaaaaaaaacggcATCAATAATAACTAGGATTCGGGCTAGTAACAACAGAATCCTAAAAACAGTGGCGGAGAATCTGTACTCTCCTATCTTTAGGCATTTTGTGAAGTTGGTAGTGAGGATAGCGTGA
- the LOC110376119 gene encoding mucin-2-like, protein MTKIFPIITLVILCAVITANARKCYVCRDCQKVNSSHEKICPSKRPTTDAPSTDKPSTDKPGTDAPSTDKPSTDAPSTDKPSTDKPSTDAPSTDKPSTDKPSTDAPSTDKPSTDAPSTDKPSTDKPGTDAPSTDKPSTDAPSTDKPSTDKPSTDAPSTDKPSTDKPSTDAPSTDKPSTDAPSTDKPGTDAPSTDKPSTDAPSTDKPSTDAPSTDKPSTDKPSTDKPSTDAPSTDKPSTDAPSTDKPSTDAPSTDKPSTDAPSTDKPSTDAPSTDKPSTDAPSTDKPSTDAPSTDKPSTDAPSTDKPSTDAPSTDKPSTDAPSTDKPSTDAPSTDKPSTDAPSTDKPSTDAPSTDKPSTDAPSTDKPSTDAPSTDKPSTDAPSTDKPSTDAPSTDKPSTDAPSTDKPSTDAPSTDKPSTDAPSTDKPSTDAPSTDKPSTDKPSTDAPSTDKPSTDAPSTDKPSTDAPSTDKPSTDAPSTDKPSTDKPSTDAPSTDKPSTDAPSTDKPSTDAPSTDKPSTDAPSTDKPSTDAPSTDKPSTDAPSTDKPSTDAPSTDKPSTDAPSTDKPSTDAPSTDKPSTDAPSTDKPSTDAPSTGGANTDTPSTDAQGADAPSTNAPSSNSPNSDAPSTDDTNEPGQKMSGGRRRLLSVMQPRDDAASEAEPQCIEVSYEENGATNVIRDCYYPPEEDDDSGSSNNQCKTLVGNSGNVTTCKVCTGDLCNASVKTTGTIGLIVACLVSALNFCYRL, encoded by the exons ATGACTAAGATATTTCCTATCATCACTTTAGTGATTTTGTGTGCTGTTATTACAG CAAATGCAAGAAAATGTTACGTTTGCCGCGACTGCCAGAAAGTAAATTCAAGTCACGAAAAAATATGTCCAAGCAAAAGACCAACCACTGATGCACCAAGCACTGACAAACCGAGCACTGACAAACCAGGCACTGATGCACCTAGCACTGACAAGCCCAGCACTGATGCACCTAGCACTGACAAGCCCAGCACTGACAAGCCCAGCACTGATGCACCAAGCACTGACAAACCGAGCACTGACAAGCCCAGCACTGATGCACCTAGCACCGACAAGCCCAGCACTGATGCACCAAGCACTGACAAACCGAGCACTGACAAACCAGGCACTGATGCACCTAGCACCGACAAGCCCAGCACTGATGCACCAAGCACTGACAAGCCCAGCACTGACAAGCCCAGCACTGATGCACCAAGCACTGACAAGCCCAGCACTGACAAGCCCAGCACTGATGCACCTAGCACCGACAAGCCCAGCACTGATGCACCTAGCACTGACAAACCAGGCACTGATGCACCTAGCACCGACAAGCCCAGCACTGATGCACCAAGCACTGACAAGCCCAGCACTGATGCACCAAGCACTGACAAGCCCAGCACTGACAAGCCCAGCACTGACAAGCCCAGCACTGATGCACCAAGCACTGACAAACCGAGCACTGATGCACCTAGCACTGACAAGCCCAGCACTGATGCACCTAGCACTGACAAGCCCAGCACTGATGCACCTAGCACTGACAAGCCCAGCACTGATGCACCTAGCACTGACAAGCCCAGCACTGATGCACCTAGCACTGACAAGCCCAGCACTGATGCACCTAGCACTGACAAGCCCAGCACTGATGCACCTAGCACTGACAAGCCCAGCACTGATGCACCTAGCACTGACAAGCCCAGCACTGATGCACCTAGCACTGACAAGCCCAGCACTGATGCACCTAGCACTGACAAGCCCAGCACTGATGCACCTAGCACTGACAAGCCCAGCACTGATGCACCTAGCACTGACAAGCCCAGCACTGATGCACCTAGCACTGACAAGCCCAGCACTGATGCACCTAGCACTGACAAGCCCAGCACTGATGCACCTAGCACTGACAAGCCCAGCACTGATGCACCTAGCACTGACAAGCCCAGCACTGATGCACCTAGCACTGACAAGCCCAGCACTGATGCACCCAGCACTGACAAGCCCAGCACTGATGCACCTAGCACTGACAAGCCCAGCACTGATGCACCTAGCACTGACAAGCCCAGCACTGACAAGCCCAGCACTGATGCACCTAGCACTGACAAGCCCAGCACTGATGCACCTAGCACTGACAAGCCCAGCACTGATGCACCTAGCACTGACAAACCCAGCACTGATGCACCTAGCACTGACAAGCCCAGCACTGACAAGCCCAGCACTGATGCACCTAGCACTGACAAGCCCAGCACTGATGCACCTAGCACTGACAAGCCGAGCACTGATGCACCTAGCACTGACAAGCCCAGCACTGATGCACCTAGCACTGACAAGCCCAGCACTGATGCACCTAGCACTGACAAGCCGAGCACTGATGCTCCTAGCACTGACAAGCCCAGCACTGATGCACCTAGCACTGACAAGCCGAGCACTGATGCACCTAGCACTGACAAGCCGAGCACTGATGCACCTAGCACTGACAAGCCCAGCACTGATGCACCTAGCACTGATAAACCAAGCACAGACGCTCCCAGCACTGGCGGGGCAAACACTGATACACCAAGCACTGATGCACAAGGCGCTGACGCACCTAGCACTAATGCTCCAAGCAGTAATTCACCAAACAGTGACGCTCCCAGCACTGATGACACTAACGAACCAGGTCAGAAAATGTCGGGTGGAAGACGACGATTACTGTCTGTCATGCAGCCCAGAGATGATGCAGCATCGGAAGCTGAACCTCAATGTATTGAAGTGTCTTACGAAG AAAATGGTGCGACGAACGTTATTCGAGATTGCTACTATCCACCTGAGGAAGACGATGACTCTGGCAGTTCTAACAATCAGTGTAAGACTTTGGTAGGAAACAGTGGCAACGTCACTACCTGTAAAGTCTGCACTGGTGATCTCTGCAACGCATCCGTCAAAACTACTGGGACGATTGGTTTAATAGTGGCCTGCTTGGTATCAGCTTTGAACTTCTGCTATAGATTGTAA
- the LOC110376118 gene encoding uncharacterized protein LOC110376118, with product MSKLAVILFTVVIATIGVRCLAEELDAESQLSQREESNDLEGNDDSYRSASAQNYAPINTYNLPLPTYNPAKIKLVECYTCTDCPKVLANTTSRYCPYTNDHTKHNKCVVYSEKYQQLDKPWIIRGCASERGSCADITKAHDNANVKLVKLLSCTECDGDKCNTNGVYRSLPNLSAAIFFVLMSPLIGKCALS from the exons ATGTCTAAACTTGCTGTGATTCTGTTTACCGTGGTGATTGCAACAATCGGTGTCAGATGTCTAGCCGaagaattag ATGCAGAATCACAGTTAAGCCAAAGGGAAGAATCGAATGATTTAGAAGGGAACGATGACAGTTACCGATCAGCTTCAGCGCAGAATTATGCCCCCATCAATACTTATAACTTACCACTACCAACATACAATCCGGCTAAAATTAAGCTGGTTGAATGTTATACCTGCACAGACTGCCCAAAGGTTTTAGCTAACACCACGTCAAGATACTGCCCGTACACCAATGATCATACTAAGCACAACAAATGTGTGGTCTACTCGGAGAAATATCAAC AATTGGACAAGCCATGGATCATCCGCGGCTGTGCATCAGAGCGAGGGTCATGCGCAGATATAACCAAAGCCCACGATAATGCCAACGTTAAATTAGTCAAACTGCTCTCCTGTACTGAATGCGACGGCGATAAGTGCAATACGAACGGAGTCTACCGATCTTTGCCGAATCTCTCAGCtgctattttctttgttttaatgtCTCCTTTAATCGGCAAATGTGCTCTCTCATAG